A region of Plantactinospora sp. BC1 DNA encodes the following proteins:
- a CDS encoding phosphatidylserine/phosphatidylglycerophosphate/cardiolipin synthase family protein — protein MSLRRTVAALVAAALVVAGTVLPSTPAVGAVASGAIFNNPTATAEQYRIVDHIRGLVQGAPAGSTISIAMYHWTSTSVADDIVAAHNRGVNVRLVLDYLSEQYPAVDTMRATLGSNRANRSWLVFCTQGAACIGNSGSPIMHNKFFLFSSTSGSNNVLVQSSANLTVSNATAYWNNAVTLVGNAGLYDAYLDYFGDLAAKAKNSDYYRTVGSGNAKAYFFPRAGSDRTTDTIYNMLNENVTCEGNTTVGTETGRTIIRIGMWYFSRNGIAEELRSLADRKCWIEVVYTSMDADVLRILSGHSRIVLYRISGDYIVHSKYMLIEGTYAGTRNSKWVMTGSHNYTNAALRENDEALLRIESATIHDQYRSNFWALRAAAS, from the coding sequence ATGTCCCTACGTCGTACGGTCGCAGCGCTGGTGGCGGCCGCCCTGGTGGTCGCCGGGACGGTGCTGCCGTCCACCCCGGCGGTGGGCGCCGTGGCCAGCGGCGCGATCTTCAACAACCCGACCGCGACCGCCGAGCAGTACCGGATCGTCGACCACATCCGAGGGCTGGTGCAGGGCGCCCCGGCGGGTTCGACCATCTCCATCGCGATGTACCACTGGACCTCCACCTCGGTCGCCGACGACATCGTGGCGGCCCACAACCGCGGGGTGAACGTACGGCTCGTCCTGGACTACCTGTCGGAGCAGTACCCGGCGGTGGACACCATGCGGGCGACGCTGGGCAGCAACCGGGCCAACCGGTCGTGGCTGGTCTTCTGCACCCAGGGCGCGGCGTGCATCGGCAACTCCGGCTCGCCGATCATGCACAACAAGTTCTTCCTCTTCTCCAGCACCTCCGGCTCGAACAACGTACTGGTGCAGAGTTCGGCGAACCTGACGGTCAGCAACGCCACGGCGTACTGGAACAACGCCGTGACCCTGGTCGGAAACGCCGGCCTCTACGACGCCTACCTCGACTACTTCGGCGACCTGGCGGCGAAGGCCAAGAACAGCGACTACTACCGCACGGTCGGCAGCGGCAACGCCAAGGCGTACTTCTTCCCTCGGGCGGGGTCGGACCGGACCACCGACACCATCTACAACATGCTCAACGAGAACGTGACCTGCGAGGGCAACACCACGGTCGGTACCGAGACCGGTCGGACGATCATCCGGATCGGGATGTGGTATTTCAGCCGGAACGGCATCGCCGAGGAACTCCGCTCGCTGGCCGACCGGAAGTGCTGGATCGAGGTCGTCTACACCAGCATGGACGCCGACGTGCTCCGCATCCTGAGCGGCCACTCCCGGATCGTCCTCTACCGGATCAGTGGCGACTACATCGTGCACTCCAAGTACATGCTGATCGAGGGCACCTATGCCGGTACCCGGAACAGCAAGTGGGTGATGACCGGCAGCCACAACTACACGAACGCGGCGCTGCGGGAGAACGACGAGGCGCTGCTCCGGATCGAGTCCGCGACGATCCACGACCAGTACCGGTCGAACTTCTGGGCCCTGCGCGCGGCGGCCTCCTGA